DNA from Nitriliruptor alkaliphilus DSM 45188:
AGGTCGTCGGCCACATCGAGGCCGGCCCGGACGGCACCCGCGGCGCGGCGGTCGCCCCACCGGTCGAGCAGCCCGAGCTCCTGACCGCCTGGCAGCTGATCTCCCAAGCTCGCGGGTGTCAGGTCATGGGCTCGCCGCTGTACGCCCACCTGCTGATGACCGCCGCGCAGGACGTGGTCAGCGGCGGCCCGGTCGCGGACCTGCTCGTCCCGCGGGCGCGACCGGATCGCGGCGACGCAGCCGGACTGCGCCTGATGGCAGCGGTCCACCGGCTCGTGTTGACCCGGCGCGCACCCCGTCTGGCGATGCACTACCCGAGCGTCGGCGGGTCGCCCGACCTCGTGTCCGCCGGCGCCGACTTCCTCGAGGCGGTCGCCGAGCACGGCGAGGATCTCGCCCGGGACGTCGAACGGCCGTGCCAGACCAACGAGGTGGGCCGTGCCGCCGGGCTCGTCGTCGGCCTGCTCGAGGTGGCGGGGACGACGGGGTTGCCGCTCGCGCTGCACGAGGTCGGGGCGGCCGCCGGCCTGAACCTGCGCATGGACGCCTGGCGCTACGAACTGCCCGGCGGCCTCGTCACGGGTGACCCGGACGGTGAGGTGGTCCTGTCGGGGCGCTGGCGTGGACCACTCCCCCACGCCGATGCCCCGCTCCGTGTCGTGGACCGTCGCGGGTGCGACCTGCTGCCGATCGACCCGACCACCCCCGACGGCCGGCTGGCGCTGTCCGCTTCGGTGTGGGCCGACCAGCCGCACCGGTTCGAGCGGCTCGGCGCCGCCCTCCGGACGGCGGCACGCATCCCCGCCGTGGTCGACCGAGCGACCACGTCGGTCTGGGTCCGCGAGCACGTCGCCCCCACCCCGGGGCACGCGACGGTCCTCTACCACTCGATCGTCGAGGAGTACCTGCCGACCGAGGAACTGACGGCGTTCCACGAGGCGGTCGAGGAGGCGGCAACCACGGCGACCGAGGACGCACCGCTCGCCTGGATCCGGATGGAACCGTCCAGCGAACTCCGCCACCACAGCGTCAGCCTGCGCCTGTGGCCCCACGCACCGGACCTGCGCCACCTCGCCACGACCGGCGCGCACGGCGACGACGTCGTCCCCCTCTGACCGACCACCCCACGTCGGCCAGGGAGCATCTCGCGTCAGGTGGCCTCGGTCGCGCGCGTGACCCAGCGCAGCCAGCCGGCACCGAACCCGACGCCGAACGCCACCAGGCCGGGCACCAGCCCGGACAGCTCCAGCCCGAGCGCTGCATCCAGCGAGTACCCGCCGGGACCGGCGATCGCCAGCG
Protein-coding regions in this window:
- a CDS encoding DUF2332 domain-containing protein, giving the protein MAGGANDGRGRTPSSQEVVGHIEAGPDGTRGAAVAPPVEQPELLTAWQLISQARGCQVMGSPLYAHLLMTAAQDVVSGGPVADLLVPRARPDRGDAAGLRLMAAVHRLVLTRRAPRLAMHYPSVGGSPDLVSAGADFLEAVAEHGEDLARDVERPCQTNEVGRAAGLVVGLLEVAGTTGLPLALHEVGAAAGLNLRMDAWRYELPGGLVTGDPDGEVVLSGRWRGPLPHADAPLRVVDRRGCDLLPIDPTTPDGRLALSASVWADQPHRFERLGAALRTAARIPAVVDRATTSVWVREHVAPTPGHATVLYHSIVEEYLPTEELTAFHEAVEEAATTATEDAPLAWIRMEPSSELRHHSVSLRLWPHAPDLRHLATTGAHGDDVVPL